The Streptomyces puniciscabiei genomic interval CTCGCTCAGGTCGCCACCGTCGACTCCGCGCTGCAGCCGTCCGCCACGTCACTACCTCACTTCACCACCGGCAACGCCCGCAACTTGTGCGGCACCGGTCATGAGCAATTGGGTCTGACGACCGCGGTCGCCACGACAGCACCGCGGTCCGCGCCGGGACGCCGCAACGGTGCACGACGCCGACGAGCACTTCATCACCGCTGCCCTGCTAGACATCCCCGATCAGGGCCCGCAGGCCGAGATGCTTAGCTGCGGCCATCCCCCGCCCCTGCTGATCTGTGGAGACCAGGTGACCGTCCTGTACTCCCGCCGGCCCGCGCCCCCGTTGGGCCTGTGCGCCCTCTGCGTCCGGAAGGACAGCACCGACCCGTTCACCTTGCAACCTGGTGACATGGTGCTGCTCTACACCGACGGCGTGATCGAAGCCCGCTCACCCGCCGGAGCCTTCTACCCGCTCGCCAACGGGTCGCCTTCTTCCCCGCCTCAAGCCCCGACGCGCTGCTGCACCACATTCACCGTGACCTGCTCGAGTACACCGCAGGGCGACTCACCGACGACGACGCTTTCCTGATCACCCAACGCACCCCCTAGCGTCATCTGCACCGGCCGCACCTCATGTCCGGTGCCGAGGGAACTGCTCCCGTGATGAGACCTGTTGGACGCCGGCCGCCATGGCCGAAGCATCCGGTCGCGCGAGAACCCTCAGTGCAAGGGTGAGTCGGCGGTGGGCGTCAGTGCGATCTCGGTGACGCCGACGATCTGGCTGAGGTCGAAGCCCTCCATGTCGGCGCGGAATTCCGGGCTGGCCAGATACGCCAGTAGCCGTTCCTGTACGTCGTCGCCGTCCCGGTAGGAGACGAGGGCGTACAGCTGGGGCGTCTCACTGCCGGGAGCCGCGGGCACCGTCCAGACACCGTGCGTGGTGATCCGGTGCTTCGCCATGCCGGGAATGTGCTTGGACCAGATGTTCTCGTAGGCGACGAGCGCCTTGCGGCTGCACAGCGTGTAGACACGAAGCTGGTACTGGGACATGAACAGTCGATCCTTTTCTGTCTGAGCATGGATGATCAGTGGTCAGCTTTGCGAGAGCAGGTATGCCAGTTCGGCGTCCCAGTCGATGCGCCCCGACTCGGTGCCCCGTGGCACCACGGTCTCCGTGCGCTCCAGGAAGGTCTTGACGTCGTGTACGGGGACCTTGACAAGGGCGGTGCCCGCGCGAGACCCCAGAGCGATGTACATCGCGGGGTCACCACGGTTGGCGGCCGACCAGATCCGGACGTCCCCATGACCTGCGCAACCGTTCAGGCCGTCGGCCAGAAGGTCACGCCCCAGGACCCATTCGACCGGCTCGTCGCTGTGGACGAAAAAGGCGGCACGGACGACGTAGGGATCAGCAGGCTCGTACCGCAGCCGCATGCACAAGGGCTGTGAGTAGGTGCGCGAGACGACGAGCTGCGCGGTCACGGCCCGAACCACGGTCCTCGAAGACTCCATGGGCATTCACTCCAAGGCACCCCCCTTGCCTCGGCTGCGCCCCGGCGCTCGTGGCGACAAGCACGCATCGAATCAGGAGGTGTTCAGCAGGGCCCGGGCGCCGGACAGCATCGGCGGACCGCGCGGGTCGTGGCGTCGCGACAGTTGGGCGACGCGCGCCTGTGGCACGAGGTGGTGCCGCAGGCAGGTTCAGAGGGAGCAGGGAGCAGGCCGCCCGGGCGGCGGGCAGGGGACCGCTGATCCGTGACCAGCGGTCGCATCCCCGCCGCCGACAGGCATCAAGGCGAGAGGTACAGCCTCCGCTCAGGGGCACAGACGGGACCTGTCTTACCGGTCACCGTGGTTCCGGCCGTAGTGGTCCCATCCGTAGGAGTCCCAGCCACCGTGGCTCCGGTCGTAGTGGTCCCAGCCGAAGTAGTCCCGGTCACCGCGGTTCCAGTCATGGTGGTCCCAGCCCCGGCCGTCGCTCTCGTAGCGGTTCCAGTCGTACCGGTAGGACCTGTCGGACTTCCACCCGCGCCCCTCGTCGTCCCAGCGGTAGCAGCGACCGTCGCGGCTGTGCCAGAGGGAGCCGGCGACATGGTCGTCGTGGTGCCAGCCACGGTTTG includes:
- a CDS encoding SsgA family sporulation/cell division regulator, which gives rise to MTAQLVVSRTYSQPLCMRLRYEPADPYVVRAAFFVHSDEPVEWVLGRDLLADGLNGCAGHGDVRIWSAANRGDPAMYIALGSRAGTALVKVPVHDVKTFLERTETVVPRGTESGRIDWDAELAYLLSQS
- a CDS encoding PP2C family protein-serine/threonine phosphatase; the encoded protein is MHDADEHFITAALLDIPDQGPQAEMLSCGHPPPLLICGDQVTVLYSRRPAPPLGLCALCVRKDSTDPFTLQPGDMVLLYTDGVIEARSPAGAFYPLANGSPSSPPQAPTRCCTTFTVTCSSTPQGDSPTTTLS
- a CDS encoding NIPSNAP family protein — translated: MSQYQLRVYTLCSRKALVAYENIWSKHIPGMAKHRITTHGVWTVPAAPGSETPQLYALVSYRDGDDVQERLLAYLASPEFRADMEGFDLSQIVGVTEIALTPTADSPLH